CGGGGCGAGGGCCCGCCTCACGCCGCCCGTAAGGTCGCGAGGAAGCGGTGGACCTCGGCGCCGATGCTGGCCGATTGCCGCGCGACGGTGTCGGCGGCCTCCAGCACGTGCCGGGCGGCCGCGCCGGTGGCCTCGGCATCGAGGGCCAGGCCCTCGACCGACCCGCTGACCTGGGCGGTGCCGGCGGCGGCCTGCGCGACGCTCGACACGATCGCCTGCGTCGCGCCGACCTGGGCCTCGACCGCGGCGGCGACCCGGGCCGAGACGCCGCTGATGGCGCGGGCCTGTGCGGCCACGTCGCCCATGGCGGCACTCGCCTGGCGGGTGGTGTGCTGGATCGCCGCGACCTGGGCCGAGATCTCCTGCGTCGCCCGGTCGGTCTGGCCGGCGAGCTCCTTCACCTCGGCGGCGACGACCGCGAAGCCGCGCCCCGCCTCGCCCGCCCGGGCCGCCTCGATCGTCGCGTTCAGCGCCAGCAGATTCGTCTGCGAGGCGACCCCGGCGATCACCGAGATCACGGTGCCGATGCGCGAAGCGGCCTCGTTGAGGCTGTACATCACCGCGGCGGTCCTGTCGGTCCCGGCCACCGCGTCCTGCGCCATCGCGGCGGCCTCGCGCACGCCGGTCCCGACCTCGGCGATCGACCGGCCGAGCCCTTCGGCCGCCTCCGCCAACCCTCCGGCCTCGCGGGATGCGGCGGCGGCGGAAGCCGCAGCGGTGCCGGCCCGGCCGACGGCCTCGGCGGCGGTGCCGGACATCGCCCGGGCGGTCGCATCGAGGTCGCGGGCCGCTTCATCGACCTGGGCCAGCACCCCCGCCACCGCGGTCTCGAAGGCCCGGACCTCCTGACTCATCTGCGCGGCGCGGCGGGCCTGCGCTTCGCTGGCGTCCCGTTCGGCCGCGAGCGCTTCGCGCTCCATGAGGACGATCCGGAACCCGTCGATGGCCCGGGCGATTCCCCCGATCTCGTCGCGCCGGCCGGTGCCGGGCACCGCCACGTCGTAGCGGGATGCGGCGAGCGCCGCGGTGGCCCCGGTCAGGCTTTCGAGGCCGCCGACGATCGAGCGCCAGCCGAGCACGCCGAACAGGCCGACGCCGACGAGCGCCGCGCCCGCGATGGCGCAGAGCCACAGGGCATGGCGCCAGAACGCCGCGTCGATGTCGTCGATGTAGACGCCGGTGAAGATCGCGAGCTGCCACGGCGCGAAGCCCTGGATGTAGCTCAGCTTCGCGACGTGGGCGGTGCCGCCCGGGCGGGTGAACAGGTAGCGCAGGGTGCCGGGCGTACCGGATCGGGCGATGGCGGTGATGGCCTTGACGAGGAGCATGCCGCCCGCATCCTTCAGGCCGCTCATGTCCTTGCCGATCCAGTCGGGCTTCGGCGGCATCACCAGGGCGGTGCCGGAAAAGTCGTAGACCGCGAGGTAGTTGTCGCCCTCGTAGCGCATGTCGTGGGCGCGAGCGGAGAACTGCGCCATCGCCGCGTCCCGGGTCAATGTGCCGGCCTTCACCTGCGCCTCGAGGCTCGTGGCCGCCGCGAGCGCCACGTCGGAGAGGGCACGCATCTTCGCCACCCGCTCGGCCATCAGGCTGTTGTGGTTGGCCCGCAGAGCATAGACCACCACCGCCCCGAAGCCGATCACCGCCGCCATCATCATGACGGCGAACTTCCGGCTCACGCTCGTGTTCGACCAAGACATCGTCGATCCTCGACCCTTCGGGCGGGACCTTACGGCAGCGATGCTTGAGATTGCCTTAGCGTCAGTTCGGCATCGCAACATGAGGTGCGAGGCTGGTAAGCGACCGAAACCGGAACGATATATGGCGAGTGGCGCGGGCGACGGGGCTCGAACCCGCGACCTCCGGCGTGACAGGCCGGCACTCTAACCAACTGAGCTACGCCCGCGCGGCGTGCTCGCTTCACCATGTAGCTTGCGCTGACATTCTCGCAGGGGAGAATGGCGCGGACGACGGGGCTCGAACCCGCGACCTCCGGCGTGACAGGCCGGCACTCTAACCGACTGAGCTACGTCCGCACATGGCGCTTTGCACTACAGAAACGCCCTTTCCGATAAAGGAAGTGGCGCGGACGACGGGGCTCGAACCCGCGACCTCCGGCGTGACAGGCCGGCACTCTAACCGACTGAGCTACGTCCGCCCGGCGTCTCGCAGTGCTGCGATGGCCGCGGTGTATGGGGAGCCCCCTACCCTGTCAAGCCGCCGGCTCAAGAAAGTCGGGAGGGGGTCGGCGCAGGATGGCGGGTGGGGTACCGCTCCCCTCGCCCGCCATCCTCCCGCCCATGGGACGCCCCGCATGCGAAGGCTCGCGACGCCGTCTTGCACTCGCGCCCCAGGCGCCTTAACGATGCCGACACCCGGGCGGTTAGCTCAGTTGGTAGAGCATCTCGTTTACACCGAGAGGGTCGGCGGTTCGAGCCCGTCACCGCCCACCAAATTCTTCAATGATTGAGCGCCCTCTCGCGCGCCGGCGGCCTTGTCCCGCTGGTGGATCGGCTCGATGGCCTCCGCGTCGTCGAGATTTCGCGCACCTCTGCCAAGCGGCGAGACGACGGTTTCGCCCTTGCGGCAATCCGAATGCTCCTACCCTCCCGCCTCATCCTGAGGTGCCGCGTCGCGGCCTCGAAGGAGGGCTCCAGCAATCTCCGCGACTCCTGAAGCCCTCCTTCGAGGCCCTCGATCGAAGATCGACCAACACCTCAGGATGAGGCGGGAGGGTAGAACATCCCGCACTATCTCATTGCCACAAAGACTAATGCCTTCAAAATGGCTCCCAGGCCTCGCCTCAGAGAAGATTTGAGCGCGATCCGCCCGGTCATTCGGCGCTTGCGCTGATGGGTCCCGGGTTCTCGCCTGCGGCGAGCCCCAGGATGACCCTATGAGATGGGGACGCGGAGCGTGTTTCGAGCGGCGCGCTGTCAGCGATACGCCGCCGCGATCCCCAAAAAGTCCTCCGCCTTCAGGCTCGCCCCGCCGACGAGCGCGCCGTCGACATTGGCGACACCCATCAGCTCGGCGGCGTTCGAGGGCTTCACCGAGCCGCCGTAGAGGATCCGTACCTTGGCCCCTTCCTCTCCGAGGCGGCTCTCGAGCTCCTTGCGGATCAGCGCATGGACTTGCGCCACGTCGTCCACCGTCGGGGTGAGCCCGGTGCCGATCGCCCAGACCGGCTCGTAGGCGATCACCGTGTCGGCGGCTTTAGCGCCGTCGGGGAGCGAGCCGGCGAGCTGGCCGCGCACGATCTCCAGGGTCCGGCCGGCCTCGCGCTCCTCGCGGGTCTCGCCGACGCAGATGATCGCGACCAGCCCGGCCCGGCGGGCGGCGAGCGCCTTGGCGCGGATGTCGGCGTCGCTCTCGTGGTGATAGGCCCGGCGCTCGGAATGGCCGACGATGGTCGCGGTCGCGCCGAGATCCGCCAGCATCTCCGCCGAGACGTTGCCGGTGTAGGCCCCGTTCGCCTCGGCATGGACGTCCTGCCCGCCGACCCCGACGGGCGAACCCCTCAGCGCGGCGGCCGTCGCGCCGACCAGCGTCGCGGGCGGGCAGACCAGCACGTCGATCCGCTGCGCCAGGCCGGCATCGAGGCCGTCGCGGACCGCCTCGGCCACTTTCAGCGAGGCCGTGAGGCCGTTCATCTTCCAGTTTCCCGCCACCAGCGGGCGCGGCCGTTCGGTCGTCATCGTGTCTCCCCCGATCGTCGATCAAGCGTCGCCGGGTAACAGGTCCGCCGCCGGGCGGCAAACGTCCGGGGGAGGCCCGCTCTTTGCCTTGCGGCGCTTATGAGGTATCGCGGCCCGATCCGGGCGTCCCCTCGCGGCAGGCGCCCCCATGCTTTCGAGGATCGCGATGCTCCAGGGGTTCCGCGCCGCCAGCCAGAGCTGGCTCGGCAAGATCGTGGTGACGGTGGTGTTCGGCCTCCTGATCGCGGGCCTCGCCATCTTCGGCATCGGCGACATTTTTCGCGGTGGCGGCAGCAACGCGGTCGCCACGGTCGGCAGCACGCAGATCCCGGCCGAGGCCCTGCGCACCGCCTACCAGAATCAGCTCCAGCGCCTGTCGCGCCAGAGCCGCCGGCCGATCACCCCGGATCAGGCGAGGGCGCTCGGCCTCGACCGGCAGGTCCTGGGCCAGCTCATCACCGAGGCCTCCCTCGACCAGAAGACCAAGGATCTGGGCCTGCGCATCCCCGACGCCGCGGTGGTGCGGCTGATCCAGGAGGAGCCGGCCTTCAAGGGCCCGAACGGCGCCTTCGACGTCAACACCTTCCGCGATACCCTGCGCCAGGCCGGCCTGACCGAGCAGGGCTTCGTGCAGGAGCAGCGCGCCGTCGCCGCCCGCCTACAGCTCGCAGACGCGATCACCGCCGATCTGCCGGTGCCGCTGGCCGCCCGCGAGGCGATCCACCTCTACACCGCCGAGCGGCGAGCGGCCGCCTACTTCACCCTGCCGGATTCGGCCGCGGGCGAGATCCCGGCCCCGACCGAGGAGGAGGTCACGACCTTCTATAACGACCGCAAGAGCGCGTTCCGGGCGCCGGAAGTCCGCAGCGTCAACCTGCTCGTCCTCGACCCTGCGACCCTGGCCAAGCCCGACGCCGTGACCGACGCGGAGGCCCGCGCCCGCTACGATTCCGAGAAGAGCAAGTTCGGCACGCCCGAGAAGCGCACGATCCAGCAGATCGTGTTCCCGAACGACGCCGACGCGGCGGCGGCTCTCGCCCGCATCCGCAGCGGCGCGGTGAGCTTCG
This sequence is a window from Methylobacterium sp. SyP6R. Protein-coding genes within it:
- a CDS encoding methyl-accepting chemotaxis protein is translated as MSWSNTSVSRKFAVMMMAAVIGFGAVVVYALRANHNSLMAERVAKMRALSDVALAAATSLEAQVKAGTLTRDAAMAQFSARAHDMRYEGDNYLAVYDFSGTALVMPPKPDWIGKDMSGLKDAGGMLLVKAITAIARSGTPGTLRYLFTRPGGTAHVAKLSYIQGFAPWQLAIFTGVYIDDIDAAFWRHALWLCAIAGAALVGVGLFGVLGWRSIVGGLESLTGATAALAASRYDVAVPGTGRRDEIGGIARAIDGFRIVLMEREALAAERDASEAQARRAAQMSQEVRAFETAVAGVLAQVDEAARDLDATARAMSGTAAEAVGRAGTAAASAAAASREAGGLAEAAEGLGRSIAEVGTGVREAAAMAQDAVAGTDRTAAVMYSLNEAASRIGTVISVIAGVASQTNLLALNATIEAARAGEAGRGFAVVAAEVKELAGQTDRATQEISAQVAAIQHTTRQASAAMGDVAAQARAISGVSARVAAAVEAQVGATQAIVSSVAQAAAGTAQVSGSVEGLALDAEATGAAARHVLEAADTVARQSASIGAEVHRFLATLRAA
- the tpiA gene encoding triose-phosphate isomerase, whose amino-acid sequence is MTTERPRPLVAGNWKMNGLTASLKVAEAVRDGLDAGLAQRIDVLVCPPATLVGATAAALRGSPVGVGGQDVHAEANGAYTGNVSAEMLADLGATATIVGHSERRAYHHESDADIRAKALAARRAGLVAIICVGETREEREAGRTLEIVRGQLAGSLPDGAKAADTVIAYEPVWAIGTGLTPTVDDVAQVHALIRKELESRLGEEGAKVRILYGGSVKPSNAAELMGVANVDGALVGGASLKAEDFLGIAAAYR